gattcacacttcaattcccaaaagaaaatatttcaccaaattgaccctcaatctattttaagatttagtcaaatcattaataaatttactctttcaaatagcgcaaccaattatacagtactcattttaaattaacaaatttcgaggacgaaatttttataaggatgagagaatgtgatgacccaaaaaaagatatatacgattaaagcacaataataataaaataataaaattggtcattaagttaatatcaatacagaagtgtttttctgtaagatccttgattccatgtttgatgcctaagaaagaccttgttttagcgagtgctcagagaccattgcagctcagtcgctccttaagggtcggcctgatcaaaatggaatttcataggataaatagggtagacactgtttatatacgtaaataagtacataaaataatgttttcactgacataatttgtagaaatatataataaaataataaaaatataagtatcctatgcggggcccacaagactgtgtggggtccacataagTCCCAAagtcgtgtggaggtttacacgagtctcgaaactgtatagggctcataaaatcgtatgagaattattggagttacgtaagatCCATTTGAGTTTCAAAGTTGTGTGGAGCCAACAAGACCATGTAGGActcacatgagtttttaaaatttaaatttaatttttgttcaaaaataaataataaaataaataaatactaaaaatagtttaaaagtaatagcaatgataataatgattaagaaaaataataaaataattaattacctaattgattaattaattaggtaagtaattaattaaaaatttatttaatgagaatggtggcaagcactcccacatggccttcatccccatcccatactcaacccataccttgcccattctttaattttaaaaaattataatttcaccaatctccccacacttttataaatttcatttcttccccaaaattttcctataaataggaaagtcttaaccttcatttttcataacaattttttcaaggaagagaaggattaatgagtgaaagaatttgtggtggagagagaatttttgagtaagttctcactcacccactctttccgatctcatttcttagagatagttattgtattcgtagcacaagataaaagaagaaggtaagtaaatatgattattttaatttttttttatttaaaattcatactcgagtttattttgtaagtaaatttcaattatgttacttagttccataaaatttccatgaatttattttttcgtatatttaattatacttattctatctttaatatacttgcatttatttttgggttaagaaatgttctaattctCTCGGGtgaatttttagcatttctttttattaaaaaaaaattattatatatatttttaatacaaaaattgtgtgacatgagtttatttttacgttgcattattcatgaaaatatgagtaaagatgagattttcacgagattattttaaattgcataaattataataagatgattttaaaatctCTTATGGTAAAgtaagttcaaagttacagatgctcggtaccacaATTTAAAGTGTAAAtggattagagtgcacccacactatttacagagtggttatttatgtttgtGGATttttcctgagtgcacacctggttccagaccaagacttaataaggaaaatttcacttaatatttacgtacgttgatttagtttagtcggtcagccagttaagtccagttttcggaccgcacaacccagtcataggggtaaacatgacttacgattaacaggcctaatGGTggttttttacaatatatgtttatacatatttaattacgtgtacagagttattaatgAGTTAAAGGAAAATTATAAGTTTATATAAaaagggtcattcttgtgcctaaatgacgatttaaaggaaacgtacgtataaggaaaagtatatgtatgtatatagttaaatatttttataattttaaagttaaaagtttaatttaacggtcacagtatatggttattaaattttactgttatagttgatggtaaaagttttatgcagaattttttttaaaaatttatatttattctagaagcagttttgaagctatagtattaaatattattttacgaaatttttaaaagctcattttggccacacactaataataatcttatttacttactgagcgtcgtctcactccaatcatatttttatttcagataactttgaaggGCATGTCAGAAATCAGGTTTAATAAGCATGCTGGtgggaatagaaaaataaagattgattagaaatattagtatgatgtcagatatttatgcttgtataattttttttcttttaaaataaatgattgtaatatggataattagcgctttgatttaataataattaagttatttgtttatactgtaaatcaatagtaaaaagtaaatatcctagATCCTTtagggttggggtattacaacTCAAGCTGAGACAGTGAGTTTAGAGCCTTTTCTTGTAATAAGCATGTAATGACTACTACGTGACTCATTCCTATTGAAGGTTGGTCATTGTACTTGAATAAGGATCAACCAAAGTAAAATATATTAAAGCAAAAGAATCCATCCATCTATTGCCTCCTACTGTTACAAACtcacatttttgaaatttcattaAGGCATTATTTGACAAATAAATAGCGCTTGAAATTCATAGTGGTGACGCCAAATAAGTACCAAGAATTCTGCATGCACAAATTGTATGATCTACTACagtcaagaaaaataaataagtgaCTTGAAATTCCTTTTATGTCTTACAAAGAACCTTGACATATTATACAAATACTTTTTTGAGATTCAGTGTTGAGTGCGTTTAATTTAATTATAAGAGATAAGGATTTCCTAACTGTAGATTTATTTTTCCCTCTATCAACTACCCCAACTCCTCATTCGAAAATTTCTTTCAAGCTCAAGAGTATTATATACTAAAATTTCAAATATCTTCTTCAATCTGAATGCAACTCTTTAGATAACATAAACTAAAGAATTGTTTGGAATGCTTATGTAGaagtgttgaatttaataagtgttgaTAATAAGTATTGAATTGGAGAAACCCTAAAAATTATAAATGgcatttgattgtatttaaataagtgttattattagttttaaatataatttaaattagaattattaatatttttagttaacaatttcaataataattatttttaattaatatttaaatattttctactacataaaataatataagatttccctttttaattaaaaataatcttgttattagtgtatatttataatgtatgactgttatattaatttataataaaaataatatttttaattaaattaaaaaaattaatctattctacatgaaaatttaaattaataatgatTCTTTgctccaaaaatttaattttttattattattattataataaataaatatataaggaGAACACAAAAAATTGAAACGGTTCATGTTACAAATTGCagttaaaaagatttttgaaaaaaggAATACTTaggattattaataaaaaaaatttgaatgcacAATAAATCTCGCTGCTTAGTCCAACGAGATTTAAATGTTAGGCCAATCGAGTGTTAATGCGTGACAGCGAGATTTGCTCGGAAAAAAAGCTGAAcctgacacgtggcaaatctcatTATTTAGTGTAACGAGATTTGTTGAATTTTACTGGACCAAGAAGCGAGATTACATGAACATTGTtctgaaaataattttcataaacaaaatattatttagtatattattataaattaataataaactgAGAAAAAACTTGAATAAAACAGGTGCAAATATTGTCCTTTTTTCCCCCCTCTTCAATGCGAGCAGCTGAGTTGGCAAGCCCCAACCCCAGTTCAACCCGGGTTTGGCCGAGTCTCACAGGTCAATCCCGATTTAAGGCATTTCCAGTTATTGGTGGCTGACTGGACCAGCCCGAATACCGGTTCGGTCAAATCCAGTTAGATTGGTCTGTCTAGTTCGGATTTAGGCGCCCAGTGAGAAgagcaaaacaaaagaaaatgacAAAAAGAAAGAGCAAATGTGACAAATCAAGCCACCTGATGGCTGAATCCCATCGGAAAAATGAAATTTGTACAATTCATAATTAAAAGAGGCTTTGAATTTAGATCTGTATAAATTTTGTCTAAAAATTTATTTCCGTAATTGTGTTGCAGAGAACTCAGCTTGGATCATTTAAGACCTAACAAATTTTGAAGCTCGGTGTTGAATAATGGCAAGCATCAAAGTTGCCATTCCGTCATTACAAAATTGTAGAACAAAATAAAAACGCAGCATACAAACACACCATCATCCTCAATTTCTCACCCAAAATAATCTACATAAACCTTTCATATTTTACTTAATACATTGGCACCAAGCATTTCAGCCGGTTACTTGTAATGGCACATACCCGCCAGAAAACATTTGGATTTTCTTGATATATTAAGAGTACAACAGAAGACTCAACTTTTTTAACCGCAACTTCTTTTGATGATGCATACCATATCAAACCCATTGCCTCCAGCTGCTAATCATCGCCCTTCAACAGGGGCTATCAGCCTTGAATGGTAAGGTTGAGTTATAGCCTGGCAGACAACTTCCAAAACTTCGTTACCTCTTGAATCCCCTTGGCCCTTTCTGTTTCTTGCTGCAAGGATATGTGTAAGTCACATGTTTATGAACAAATAAGTCATCTGTCAACAATCTTACTTCAACCCAATATTTCTTGATTGCTAGGTCAGCAAGAACTCTTGAATCCCAAGATTCTACCAATTAGCACCACACAGCATTGCAGTTAAGACAGCAAAAGAGTCGAatgaaataaggaaataaaaaatttacCGTGACTGAGCCTCATCATTACTCAGGGCAGAAGGTTCACTCTCCCCCCTTCCGAAGGCAACCTCATCCATGCTTTGCCCACGGCGTCTGTACCGACCACCTGAGGCCATAAATCCAGGACATGGCCTGTAAGCCTTTATTGGCCACCAACCAAAGCCTGGAACTGTTGCAATCCCACCTTGAATCCTTCCCTCACCATTACAGCCCTTCTCTATTTCCTCACTCCCACAAGCCTTACAGCCCCTGCATAAGAGTTTCATGTACAGCCTTACAAATGAGCATTTTTTTCCCTCTCATAGAACCATATGAGCAATTCCATTGCAAAAAGGAAGCAAAATATATAAGCAATTCAAGAGCAAACGGAAATGTTATA
This window of the Malania oleifera isolate guangnan ecotype guangnan chromosome 6, ASM2987363v1, whole genome shotgun sequence genome carries:
- the LOC131157010 gene encoding uncharacterized protein LOC131157010 isoform X1 produces the protein MTCSSGSCCSTLLSSLPPAAHQSPSFHGRRLFCAGTKLAQGPAPPPAPTLTVKYPLLSDLLPLCSPSPLPALEEDKEVEDLSSPSTSATEDAVAVVRPSEPSAVDNVSVPPRGCKACGSEEIEKGCNGEGRIQGGIATVPGFGWWPIKAYRPCPGFMASGGRYRRRGQSMDEVAFGRGESEPSALSNDEAQSRKGQGDSRGNEVLEVVCQAITQPYHSRLIAPVEGR